A genome region from Columba livia isolate bColLiv1 breed racing homer chromosome 2, bColLiv1.pat.W.v2, whole genome shotgun sequence includes the following:
- the LOC135578764 gene encoding skin secretory protein xP2-like: MAVPAGMPPAGAAAGSPAPSARENQLVSGAEEFPPAGAGYHPAPGTPWDRSGCPTYVAFGDAVGPAPAAKLRGTWEPAHQADEQSFPFLFGMKDGQLAASTSEFGYGAVVAAGSLAVVWQAVNSVSLQCAIGCHTQQPACPAVCPAACPALCPAVCPAVCPAACPALCPAVCPAVCPAACPAVCPAACPAACPAVHPPACVADCLLPVLFVLLSVLLSVLPVLQPAPFPRPGRTPAGAAEPRSVPGQVWRVASPWLWSGQGHCAHRLGVQGADLGSPGSAAPSLCPGAPGPWRWTHSGCAAWHGQRALPELGAAWPGLACPIPCHPVPSHPHGSRPQPRVQPQVQPKVQPQGQPRVQPKVQPRVQPKVQPKVQPQGQPRVQPKVQPRVQPKVQPQVQPRVQPRVQPQVQLRVQPRVQPKVQPRVQPKVQPQVQLRVQPRVQPQVQPKVQPQGQPQVQPRVQPRVQPQGQPRVQPQVQPRVQPQVQPQGQPRVQPKVQPRVQPQVQPRVQPKVQPRVQPRVQPQGQPQVQPRVQPQVPPGAAPAAVSLPQGGERRWMRQSGAERQLITLPSVSCKLRAN, translated from the exons ATGGCCGTGCCAGCAGGGATGCCGccggcaggagctgcagcaggctCCCCGGCTCCCAGCGCCCGCGAGAACCAGCTGGTTTCTGGAGCTGAGGAGTTCCCACCAGCTGGAGCTGGGTACCATCCAGCCCCGGGCACGCCGTGGGACCGGAGCGGCTGCCCCACGTACGTGGCTTTTGGGGACGCTGTGGGACCTGCTCCGGCTGCCAAACTGCGGGGTACTTGGGAGCCAGCACACCAAGCTGACGAGCAGTCATTCCCGTTTTTGTTTGGAATGAAGGATGGCCAGTTGGCAGCAAGCACCTCTGAGTTTGGTTACGGGGCAGTGGTAGCTGCCGGCTCTTTGGCAGTGGTTTGGCAGGCGGTGAATAGCGTTAGTCTGCAGTGCGCCATTGGCTGCCACA ctcagcagcctgcctgtcctgctgtctgtcctgctgcctgtcctgctctgtgtcctgctgtctgtcctgctgtctgtcctgctgcctgtcctgctctgtgtcctgctgtctgtcctgctgtctgtcctgctgcctgtcctgctgtttgtcctgctgcctgtcctgctgcctgtcctgctgtccaTCCTCCTGCCTGTGTGGCTGACTGTCTGCTGCCTGTCCTGTTTGTCctgctgtctgtcctgctgtctgtcctgcctgtcctgcagccAGCACCATTCCCACGGCCTGGCCGCACCCCTGCCGGTGCTGCGGAGCCGCGGTCGGTCCCTGGGCAGGTTTGGAGGGTGGCCAGTCCCTGGCTCTGGTCAGGGCAGGGGCACTGTGCCcacaggctgggggtgcagggggcaGATCTGGGCAGCCCGGGCTCTGCAGCACCTTCCCTCTGCCCGGGAGCTCCTGGGCCGTGGCGATGGACGCACTCTGGGTGCGCAGCCTGGCACGGGCAGCGGGCGCTGCCTGAGCTCGGggcagcctggcctggcctggcctgtcCCATCCCATgccatcccgtcccatcccatccgCATGGTTcccgtccccagccccgggTTCAGCCCCAGGTTCAGCCCAAGGTTCAGCCCCAGGGTCAGCCCCGGGTTCAGCCCAAGGTTCAGCCCCGGGTTCAGCCCAAGGTTCAGCCCAAGGTTCAGCCCCAGGGTCAGCCCCGGGTTCAGCCCAAGGTTCAGCCCCGGGTTCAGCCCAAGGTTCAGCCCCAGGTTCAGCCCCGGGTTCAGCCCCGGGTTCAGCCCCAGGTTCAGCTCCGGGTTCAGCCCCGGGTTCAGCCCAAGGTTCAGCCCCGGGTTCAGCCCAAGGTTCAGCCCCAGGTTCAGCTCCGGGTTCAGCCCCGGGTTCAGCCCCAGGTTCAGCCCAAGGTTCAGCCCCAGGGTCAGCCCCAGGTTCAGCCCCGGGTTCAGCCCCGGGTTCAGCCCCAGGGTCAGCCCCGGGTTCAGCCCCAGGTTCAGCCCCGGGTTCAGCCCCAGGTTCAGCCCCAGGGTCAGCCCCGGGTTCAGCCCAAGGTTCAGCCCCGGGTTCAGCCCCAGGTTCAGCCCCGGGTTCAGCCCAAGGTTCAGCCCCGGGTTCAGCCCCGGGTTCAGCCCCAGGGTCAGCCCCAGGTTCAGCCCCGGGTTCAGCCCCAGGTTCCGCCGGGCGCTGCTCCGGCAGCAGTCTCCCTCCCTCAAGGAGGCGAGAGGAGATGGATGCGGCAGTCAGGAGCAGAGCGCCAGCTAATTACCCTTCCGAGTGTGTCTTGTAAATTAAGGGCTAATTAG